The following is a genomic window from Drosophila busckii strain San Diego stock center, stock number 13000-0081.31 chromosome 2L, ASM1175060v1, whole genome shotgun sequence.
GCTCTATGGAGAAATAATGCAACGCGAAAAGCTTGCAGAGGGTTTAATGCTGGCGCTGGAAGGAAAATTCCAACCATCCTCCGGGTAAAACTACAAGCTACACTTCTCTTCCCATAGATCTgttaaaaaagtattttcatGTTTAGCGACAAGAGCGGCAAATTCAAGTTTGGCTATGGCAAGGAGAGCTTCCACTTGCAGGGCGATGTGGAAATTGCTTCGTCACCTCCAATAAATCTATCCTTGGTGTTGGCGCACAATGAGTTTCTAGCTGGCGTCGGCATAGATTTCAAAACGAGCGATAACGATGTTGGCTGGAAAGCCGCCTTGGGCTGGAAAAACGAAAGCACTGTACTACATGCTGAAACGTAAATTATAGCCTAACAAATTCTCGATAgtgatatttattaatttgtataaattgcagcaagaATGCCGAtgcctttttgttttctgtgtTCCACAAAGCTAGCGATAAGATTGATGCTGCTGCGGAGATTGTTAAAGCGGCTGGTGGcgctggcggtggcggtgtCGAAGGTGGAGAGCAGCAGGAAGCCCCCGCTGGCGGCGGTGATTGGACATTTGGTGTTGGCATGATCTATCATCTGGATGGAGATGCGCTTATACGTGCCAAGGTGAATAGCAATGTCGAAATTGGCCTGGGCTATGAGCAGAAGCTGCGCGAGGGCATTACCATGTCCATATCGACGGTACTTGAGGGTAAAAATCTGAGCGATGGCAATCACAAATTCGGTGTCGGTCTCGCTTTGGAGTGTTAACAGAAACGGTAGTAAAACAGTTGTCCCTATCGCCACAAAATCATCCGCTAGAGTGTCCCAAGATCTATTTATCAATATTCTGGAGTGCGTTGTATTTTTTCCTTGATTtttgcattgttattattatatattgttggTTTGAGATGTATATAAGTACGCATATTATAAAAGTAGATTATAAAGATGATGGCTAAAGATTGTATTTTCTATTTgtagttttaaattcaaactaagtaggcatatatattgttaataacTCTAGTAAGCTGAAATAGCTTTCGAATTTGTAAAAAATCAAGTTTGAtcttgaaacaaaaaaaaaaaaaaaaaaaaaattttactgCTTTCTTTTACACATCTAAAATTTTACAGTTAaggaaaaaatttaaaaaaattatgtctCGCCGTAATACTCGATTTTCGCGCTTTGGTAGTGTGTTTCGCAAAAGAAGACGGGAAGGTGCGGAGGACGATACCGATGATACCGACGAATCCGGTGAATCGGAAAATCAAGGCAATGAAAGTGGGGAACCTGCGTATACCGAGGAAGAGGAGGTGATGCCGCCACCCTTATTAGAGGGCGAAATGCCAACATTTTTTCACATTGGCATTTTGGCCAAGGAGTGTTTGATACACGGCTACAAGATTGGGGCTTGGCATTTGAGCACCTTGAGCAAGACTAACAAGGACATTGATTTATCTAGCTTTGCCCGTGCCAAACCAGATTGCGATACTATATTAGGCGGCATTGGCACACGGTATAAGCTTGGTCCTCTGTTCCTTACGCACGATTGGCAAACGGACAACATTGTTGGCACCAAAGTGGGAATATTAAACAAAGCCGCCGGCGGTCAAATCTTGGCGCTGCTACGTGGCTCCTACGGCATTGATAATGAGTAagtaatatttacatttgattttaaat
Proteins encoded in this region:
- the LOC108607587 gene encoding voltage-dependent anion-selective channel, with amino-acid sequence MVPPPYVDLGKLARDLFKRGYHPGLWQLDCRTMTNSGIEFFTTGFASQDASKVMGSLQSKYKVEDYGLTLTERWNTDNLLYGEIMQREKLAEGLMLALEGKFQPSSGDKSGKFKFGYGKESFHLQGDVEIASSPPINLSLVLAHNEFLAGVGIDFKTSDNDVGWKAALGWKNESTVLHAETKNADAFLFSVFHKASDKIDAAAEIVKAAGGAGGGGVEGGEQQEAPAGGGDWTFGVGMIYHLDGDALIRAKVNSNVEIGLGYEQKLREGITMSISTVLEGKNLSDGNHKFGVGLALEC